The Emcibacter nanhaiensis genome contains the following window.
TCATTGATCCGGGACCGGCCATGCCCAGCCATATGCATGCGCTGGAAAATTATCTGGACGGAAAACAGGTCAGCCATATCTTTGTCACCCACAACCATATGGACCACAGCCCGGCGGCCCATCCCCTGCAGCAACTGACCGGCGCGAAAATATACGCCTTCCCCGTCGATGGCCAGACTTACTCTGACAACCACACCGAAGAGGGCCTGGACAAGGAATTCAGCCCGGACGTGGAACTGGCAGACGGCGAAATCATCCACGGTGACGGCTGGACCCTGGAAGCGGTGCATACGCCGGGCCACCTGTCCAATCATCTGTGTTTTGCCCTGCATGAGGAAAAGGCACTGTTCTCCGGCGACCATGTCATGGGCTGGTCCACCTCGGTCGTCAGCCCTCCGGACGGCCATATGGGCGACTATCTGCAGAGCCTGGAGCAGTTACTGGTGCGCGACGACGAGATTTACTACCCCACCCACGGCAATCCGATCCCCGACCCCGAGCCCTTTGTGGAAGGCCTGCTGCAACACCGGCGCCAGCGGGAGGAGCAGATCCTGCAGGTGATCAAGTCGGGTGCAAAAACGATCCCGGATATGGTAGATATAATATATGCCGATGTTCCCAGTTACCTCCACCCCGCCGCCGCGAGGTCGGTGCTCGCGCACCTGATCCATATGGTGGAGACCAGGCGACTTCAGTGTGACGGGAAGCCCGAGGTAAACAGCATTTACGAACTGACAGAACACAAATAAATGGAGACCATGGAAAATGATCAAGACTGAAACGATCACCTATGAGGGCCCGGGAGGCACTTATGAAGGCACCATCAGCTATGACGACTCTATCGAAGGCCCGCGTCCGGGCGTGCTGGTCTGTCACGCCTGGATGGGCCAGGGCGCATTCGAAACCGAACAGGCGGAAAAGCTCGCCGCCCTCGGTTATGTCGGCTTCGCCCTCGATGTCTATGGCAAAGGCGTGCGGGCCAGCGACGCCGACCGCGCCGCCGAACTGATGAACCAGGTCGCCTCGGATCACAGCGTCCTGCTCGCCCGCCTGGAATATGCGCTGGAGCTTCTCAAGGAACATCCCCTGGTCGACGGCGACAAAACCGGTGCCATCGGCTATTGCTTCGGCGGCAAATGCGTGCTCGACTTGGCGCGGAGCGGGGCCGCCACCCTGGGCGTGGTCAGCTTCCACGGCATCCTCGGCGCCCCCGCCGGAGCCGAAGAACCGTTCATCAATGCCAAGGTCCTTGCCCTGCACGGCTGGGATGACCCCCTGGCGACGCCGGAACAGGCCAGAGAATTCGCCGAGGAAATGACCAAGCGCGGCGTCGACTGGCAGCTACATGCCTATGGCAATACGGTTCATGCCTTTACCCTGCCCACCGCCAACGACCTTGATCACGGCATCTGCTACCAGCCGGATGCGGCGCGTCGTTCCTGGCAGGCGATGGAAAACTTCCTGGAAGAGGTTTTCGCCTGATTGTCTATTGAGAGACAGAAATTTCGATTGAAAAAAGCAAGGCCGGTGCAATTTTCTGCCCGGCCTTTGTTATAGGAACGTTAAAAATCGAGTTCCAGCATCCGGGAAAATCGACTAGGATATTAAAAAAACACTCTTAATTGCGGGGAATATATGTCTTCTCTGTTCGCAAAAATCCTCAAACCATCCGGTTGGATATCTTCCTGGCTTATCGGTTCCCTTTTTCTGGCGCTGGCCGCAGCCGGCTATTTTGGCTATCTCCAGCCCCTGAAGGAATTTCTCGAACGTCCGGAATTTCTCTTTACCATCGGCGATTATGAAGTCTCGGTTTACATGATCCTGAAGGCCATTGTCATCCTGGTCCTGATCTTCTGGGTTACCGCCGCATTGTCCGGCTTCGGAGAAAAACGCATCAACGCCCTGACCAGCTTCGGTGCAAGTTCAAAAGCCCTTCTGATCAAGGTCTTCCAGAGTATCCTCTATTTCGTTGCCCTGCTGCTTGCCCTGGATATCATGGGGATCGACCTCACGGCGCTCACCGTACTGGGCGGCGCCGTCGGCATTGGTATCGGCTTCGGCCTGCAGAACATCACCTCGAATTTCATCAGCGGCATTATCCTGCTGTCGGAAAAATCCATCGAAAAGGACGACCTGGTGGAACTTGACGGCGGGGTTTCCGGCTTCGTGCGTCAGACCCATTCCCGCTATACCCTGGTGGAGACCTTTGACGGCAAGGAGGTAATGATTCCCAACGAGGATTTCATCACCAACCGAGTCACCAACTGGACCTACAGCAACACCCGGGGCCGTATCGAAGTCCGCACCGGGGTTTCCTACAAATCTGATATCCGGCGGGCGCATGAGCTTATACTGGAAGCGGCCCGGGAACATCCCGATTGCCTGGAGGACCCGGCACCCGTCTGTTTTCTGGAGGAGTTCGCCGACAGCAGTGTAAATTTCGTCATGTATTTCTGGGTCGGCGATGTCACCATCGGCCGGCTCAAACCCAAAAGCGATGTCATGTATGCCATCTGGGACAAATTCCACGCCAACAATATCGAGATCCCCTTCCCGCAACGCGACGTCCACCTGATCGGAGCGGAAAATGCCGCAGAGTGACTCCCAAAAAAATGATTTTATCCTGCACCACGTGGAATGGGCTCTTCCCGCCGCGGAAGGAGAGGCGGCACCGGAGGAAAACAAGCTGGTCTGGTATCATCTGGACGCCCGGAAACCGGAAACCTTCGAGTGGCTGACGGCACGGCCTTCTGTGGACGACCTGACCGCCGGCATTCTCTGCGCCGAGGAAACCCGCCCGCGTTATCTCGATATCAACAATGGCGTGATCCTGATCCTGCGCGGCGTCAACCTCAATGAAAATGCCGATCCCGACGACATGATTTCAATCCGGATTTATGTGGACAGGAACCAGATCATTACCTGCCAGTTGCGCAACTTGAAAACCATCTCCGACGTGAAAGCCAGGTTTCCCGTGGACACGCCGCCCACCTCCTCAGCCCATTTCCTGGCCCACCTGATCAAGGCGCTGGGGGAACGCATGGCGGACACCCTTGGGCAACTGACAGATATCACCGATGAGCTGGAAGCCGAAGTGATGGAAAGTCCGGAATATGACCTGCGCAACCGGATCATCCGACTGCGCGGCCAGGCCATCACCTTCCGCCGTTATCTTGCGCCCCAGAAAGAGGCGATCGGACGCATCCTCAGCAATGAGAGCCTGGTTTTTTCCAGCCGGGACCGGCGGCGCTTCCAGGAAGGCTACGATCAGATGTTCCGCTATGTAGAGGACCTGGACGCGGTGCGCGAGCGCAGCCAGATCGTCCAGGACGAACTGTCCAACGCGCTGGCTGAAAAACTGAACAGCAAACTCTATCTGCTGTCGGTCATTACCGGCATTTTCCTGCCGCTGGGTTTCCTCACTGGCCTGTTCGGCATCAATATCGGCGGCATGCCGGGGGTAGACGATCCTTCCGCCTTCTGGCTGTTCCTCGGTGCAATGGGGGGGATTATTTTTATTCAGCTTTTGCTGTTCAAATTCTACAAATGGTTCTAGCAACCAGCGACTGGCTCTTCTTTCCCGCAATTACATTAGGATACGCTTTAACATAATGTAGTATATTGATTTTCCTGCATCCCCGTTGCCAAAACAACTTGTGGAAACACTTTTTACGGGTTATTGTTAAGTCATAATTCAATCATTTAGAGAGCAGCAATGACACGGCAAAACCTTCTAAGGTTTGCTTCCAAAAGTCAAAGGCAGTTGTTCGAGTATTGGGATCAGATATGCCGGAACAGGGAGATGCCAACGCGGCGGGACCTGGATCCACGACAGATAGTTAAGCTCCTCCCCGGCATATGCATGTATGACGTAATAAGAGAAAAAAAACCAGGAAGCAGTGACCTACTCTTCAGAGCCCGGCTTGTTGGCACAAATATTGTCAATATGGTTGGCAAAGACTTCACCGGCAGCATCATGGAAGAAGCTCCGGTCAGTCCGTTCTGCGGCCTGACCGGTTCATCGAGAACCCTGGCCCGGGTAGCCCGGGAAGGCAAATCCTATTTTAACAGCTGTTTTCTGGACTGGCCGGAGGAACATTACCGCCATTATTCCTTCCTTGCCATGCCGCTCAAACTGGACGAGACGTCGGATCAGGTGGATATTATCCTTCTGGGCGTGCAGTTCTTCAATTACCGGGAGGAATATGATTACCTCGAACATGATTTATTGCCTTGCCAAGCTTGAATCCAGCCGTTAAACCACCATCTGTAAGAGGCTGACAAATCAAGCGGGGTGAAGCATGTCCATACCGTTAAATGTCCGACCCACCGGGGAAGCGAAAAAGACGGACGAGGAACTGATCGAAGAGATCAATCGTCTGCGCAAGGAAAAGAACGCCGTTATTCTGGCCCACTACTACCAGGACCCGAAAATCCAGGACCTGGCCGACTTTGTCGGCGACAGCCTGGACCTGTCCCGCAAGGCCGCCGCCACCGATGCCGATGTGATTGTTTTCTGCGGTGTCCGATTCATGGCCGAAGTGGCGAAAATCCTGAGCCCCGACAAAAAGGTAGTCCTGCCAGATATGGACGCCGGCTGTTCCCTGGAAGACAGCTGCCCGCCCGAGGATTTCGCCGAATTCCGGAAAAAATATCCGGATCACCTGTGCCTCACCTATATCAACTGTTCCGCAGCGGTGAAGGCCCTGTCCGACATCATTGTCACCTCCTCCAATGCGGAATATATCATCAACCAGATCCCCAAGGATCAGCCATTGATCCTGGCGCCCGATCAGCACCTCGGCGGCTATCTTGCCAAGAAGACCGGCCGTGACATGGTGCTGTGGCCGGGAAGCTGTATCGTGCACGAACGTTTTTCCGAGCAGGAACTGATCAAGCTGAAGGCAAAACATCCCGACGCCCCGGTGGCCGCCCATCCGGAATGCCCGGAACATATCCTGCGCCATGCGGATCATGTGGGCTCCACCTCGTCGATCCTGAAATATGTGCTGGATACGGACGCTCAGGAATTCATCATCGCCACCGAGCCGCACATCATCCACCAGATGGAGAAAATGGCGCCGGAGAAGACTTTCATCGGCGCCCCCGGCGCCGACGGCCAGTGCAACTGCAACGACTGCCCCTTCATGGCGCTCAATACGCTGGAGAAGCTGGTCGCCTGCATGGAAAACCTGAGCCCGGAAATCGAGGTGGACGAGGAAACCCGTCAGAAGGCGCTCGCCCCGCTCAACAGGATGCTGGAAATGTCGCCGCCGGTGCCCAAGGACCAGCGTCCGCCCACTTCCGGCCGGGCATACTAGTCCCATGAGCACAGATTTTCCCCTGTTCAAGGAAGAGCTTCGCCAGTTCATCAAGAATGCCCTGGACGAGGACGTGGGCCGCGGCGACATCACCACCCAGGCCACCATTCCCGCCGACGAGAAACTGGGCGCGGCCCTCAACAGCCGCCAGAACCTGGTCATCGCCGGCATGCCCATCGCCGTGGAAATCTTCAAGACCCTGGATCCGCTGGTGGACATCGAAATCCTGGCCAATGACGGCGTGGAAGTGACTGCCGGCAACTGCATCATGCGACTGCATGGCAACGCCCGCAAGATGCTGACGGCCGAACGCAGCGCGCTTAATATCCTGCAGCATCTGTCCGGCATCGCCACCCTGACCCGGGAATATGTCCGGGAAATCGAAGGCACCGGCTGCACCCTGCTCGACACCCGCAAGACCATTCCCGGCTATCGCAAGCTGGCCAAATATGCCACCCGCCTGGGCGGCGCCCAGAACCACCGCATGCGGCTGGATGACGGCATCCTGATCAAGGACAATCACATCGCCCGGGTCGGTAGCGTTTCTGCCGCCATCAAAGCGGCAAAGGACTTTGACGGTTCCGCCAGCACCATCGGCATTACCGTGGAATGCGACACCCTGGATCAGGCCGAAGAAGCGGTCAAGGCCGGTGCCGACCGCCTGCTGCTGGATAATATGACCCTGAACCAGTTGCGCGAGGCGGTGTCCCGCTACAAAGGCACGGTCAAGCTGGAAGCGTCCGGCGGCGTGCGACTGGACACCATTCGCGCCATCGCCGAAACCGGCGTCGATTATGCCTCAGTGGGACGTATCACCCAGTCGGCCCCGGCAGTTGATATCGGGATGGATTACCTGGACCAGGCCGTTTCCTGATCAGAAGTGTAACGAGCCACAAGCCAGCCGGAAAGGCGCCACAGCCCCCAGGTGGCGATGATGGAAAAATAGCCGTCCACCGCATAGTGCCAGCCAAGATGGACCGAGCTGACCTGGATCAGCACCAGGAAGGCGAGGAAAAACCTGCCCGCATAACGGTTCAGTTCCCGCGCGGAAAAATACAATAGCGCGGACACGGCCACATGCATGCTCGGCATGGCGGAAATCCCACTGCCGGCGCCCAGTTCGCCTTTCTGGTAATAGTCAAGCAGCTGCTTCTGCATATTGTGGGAATCGAGCTGCAGGAAACCGCCCGCGGCCTTCAGTTCCTCATAATAAAGGCCCAGCTTGTTCATCAGCGGGGCATAGAGATCATTGCCCGGCATCACCACATGGTAATAACAGGGACCGGCAGAGGACAGCAGCACCGCCATCACATTGCCCAGTACAAACCAGATCAGCAGGAAGGCGCAGAGGAACTGCGCCCGCCGGTGACCCTGCGACACGTTCACCACCTGCCACAGCACATAAATGAACATGAGCAGGAACCAGAGCTTGTAACAGAAATCAAGCACGCCGGCGGAGACCGGCCCGTCAAAGATGCTGTGAGTGATGACCCAGGGATCAATCCCGAAATGCAGGAAGCGGTCCAGTTCGGCAAAAGTCCGATCAAGATAAAAGCCGTTGATTTCGGGAATCACCGTTTTCAGCGACGAAAACAGCGAGATAAAAGACGGTAAAAACAGGATGGGAATGGAAAAGGCCAGCAGGTAGTCCGCATTCAGCCAGCCGTCCCGGAAGTCGGACAGCATGCGCGTTGGCGTTTTTTCCGACTTCTCGTAGCGCACGAAACGCAGCAGATAGCTGATGACCTTGCCAAACAGGATCAGGCTGAGCGCCGCATACATGGGACCGGCATAAAGGCTGAGCGAAAGATAGGCGGAAAGGCCGTTGAAGGTGAGTACACTCCAGACCGTCAGCGCCTGCAGCAGGAAGAGCAGCAGCAGAATCTGGTGCCGGGCCAGGTTATCCCGGTCCAGTTCAAGCCTGATATTGAATTTTGCCAGAACGGCTTCAACCATATACTCACCTCTTACTCGGCATTACAGTACCGGCAGGAAGTTAAGAAATGGCAAAGTAAAGGCGGCATTTTCTATGAAAGTGAAGCTGGTGACAGAATTGTCTTTTCCCCTGCTCAAACTCATTATACAAATGTACAACTTTTTAATCAGGGCAGTTCCATGACACGTTCCCAGGCCAACCTTACCCTCACCCTTGCCGCCTTTATCTGGGGCATCAGCTTTGCCTTCCAGAAACTGGCCATGGATGATATGGGGCCGTTTTTGTTCAACGGCCTCAGGTTCCTGATCGGCGGCCTGGTCCTGATTCCGCTGATTTACCTGATGCGGGAACGCCGCCGCAGCAGAAACCGTCCCATCTCCCGCCATTTGTTCTGGGGCTCGGGACTTGCCGGTGTCGTCATGTATGCCGGCGCCGCCTTCCAGCAGATCGGCATCATGCATACCACAGTGACCAATACCGGCTTTATCACCAGCCTCTATATGCTTCTGGTGCCGGTGCTGGGCCTGTTCCTGGGGCACCGGTATGCCCGGGGCCTGTGGCTCGCCGTGCTGATCGCCGCGGCCGGCCTCTATCTGATTACCGGCATGTACCGGGGCACGTCACTCAATTACGGGGATATCATGGTCTTCATCGGCGCCGTCTGCTGGGCCGTGCATGTGCTGACCATCGACCATCTCACCAGCCGCCATGACCAGATTTTGATTGCCGTGATCCAGTTCCTGGTCTGCGCCTTTTTCAGCCTGACCACCGCCTTTATTGTCGGGGAAAATATGCTACCCGCAAGCGCCGACGGCTGGACCTGGATCCTGCTGAGCGGCATCCTGTCGGTCGGCATCGGTTTTACCCTGCAGGTGGTGGGCCAGGCCGACGCCCCGCCGGCCCAGGCCGCCGTGATCCTTAATCTGGAAGCGGTCTTTGCCTCGGTCGCCGGGGTGCTGTTTTTTCAGGAAATACTCAGCGCCCCGGTCTTTATCGGCTGCCTTCTGATGCTCGGTGGCTGTCTGCTGGCGCAGAGATATCCGCCGCTTCCGGCCGCCCACCGGGCCTGACCTTAGTCATCCGCCGGCGTTCCCTTTACGGGTGACAAACGGCAAAAACTGTGCAAACTGGACCCAAACACAAAAAAGAAAAGAGATTTGAGGGATGAAAAACCAGCCTCTGTATAAACGCCTTGGATTTGCCTGGGACGGGATCAAAATCAGCTGGCAAACTGAGAAGAGCTTCCGCTTTCATGTGGCCGCCACCTCATTTGTGATCCTCCTTCTGCTGGTCACCCGTCCCGCCCCCCTGTGGTGGGCGATCCTGCTGCTGACCTGCGGCCTGGTCCTTGCCCTCGAACTGGTCAATACAGCGGTCGAAAAGCTTGTCGATCACCTGCATCCCGACCTGCATCCGGCCATCAAGATTACAAAGGACGCGCTGGCCGGTGCCGTGTTGATCGCGAGCCTGATTGCGGTTGGTGTCTTTGCCGCCTTTATGGGATCACTCGTCGGCTTCTGAAACTCCACAGGAATAATTCAAGTTATTCTTTCGCAGTAAACTCCAGAGACTGGCGCGCCGTACGCAGGCTGTGGCGGCGGCGCACCGGGATCGCAAGGAAGCGG
Protein-coding sequences here:
- a CDS encoding zinc transporter ZntB; this encodes MPQSDSQKNDFILHHVEWALPAAEGEAAPEENKLVWYHLDARKPETFEWLTARPSVDDLTAGILCAEETRPRYLDINNGVILILRGVNLNENADPDDMISIRIYVDRNQIITCQLRNLKTISDVKARFPVDTPPTSSAHFLAHLIKALGERMADTLGQLTDITDELEAEVMESPEYDLRNRIIRLRGQAITFRRYLAPQKEAIGRILSNESLVFSSRDRRRFQEGYDQMFRYVEDLDAVRERSQIVQDELSNALAEKLNSKLYLLSVITGIFLPLGFLTGLFGINIGGMPGVDDPSAFWLFLGAMGGIIFIQLLLFKFYKWF
- the nadA gene encoding quinolinate synthase NadA yields the protein MSIPLNVRPTGEAKKTDEELIEEINRLRKEKNAVILAHYYQDPKIQDLADFVGDSLDLSRKAAATDADVIVFCGVRFMAEVAKILSPDKKVVLPDMDAGCSLEDSCPPEDFAEFRKKYPDHLCLTYINCSAAVKALSDIIVTSSNAEYIINQIPKDQPLILAPDQHLGGYLAKKTGRDMVLWPGSCIVHERFSEQELIKLKAKHPDAPVAAHPECPEHILRHADHVGSTSSILKYVLDTDAQEFIIATEPHIIHQMEKMAPEKTFIGAPGADGQCNCNDCPFMALNTLEKLVACMENLSPEIEVDEETRQKALAPLNRMLEMSPPVPKDQRPPTSGRAY
- a CDS encoding phosphatase PAP2 family protein, whose amino-acid sequence is MVEAVLAKFNIRLELDRDNLARHQILLLLFLLQALTVWSVLTFNGLSAYLSLSLYAGPMYAALSLILFGKVISYLLRFVRYEKSEKTPTRMLSDFRDGWLNADYLLAFSIPILFLPSFISLFSSLKTVIPEINGFYLDRTFAELDRFLHFGIDPWVITHSIFDGPVSAGVLDFCYKLWFLLMFIYVLWQVVNVSQGHRRAQFLCAFLLIWFVLGNVMAVLLSSAGPCYYHVVMPGNDLYAPLMNKLGLYYEELKAAGGFLQLDSHNMQKQLLDYYQKGELGAGSGISAMPSMHVAVSALLYFSARELNRYAGRFFLAFLVLIQVSSVHLGWHYAVDGYFSIIATWGLWRLSGWLVARYTSDQETAWSR
- the nadC gene encoding carboxylating nicotinate-nucleotide diphosphorylase, with amino-acid sequence MSTDFPLFKEELRQFIKNALDEDVGRGDITTQATIPADEKLGAALNSRQNLVIAGMPIAVEIFKTLDPLVDIEILANDGVEVTAGNCIMRLHGNARKMLTAERSALNILQHLSGIATLTREYVREIEGTGCTLLDTRKTIPGYRKLAKYATRLGGAQNHRMRLDDGILIKDNHIARVGSVSAAIKAAKDFDGSASTIGITVECDTLDQAEEAVKAGADRLLLDNMTLNQLREAVSRYKGTVKLEASGGVRLDTIRAIAETGVDYASVGRITQSAPAVDIGMDYLDQAVS
- a CDS encoding mechanosensitive ion channel family protein, coding for MSSLFAKILKPSGWISSWLIGSLFLALAAAGYFGYLQPLKEFLERPEFLFTIGDYEVSVYMILKAIVILVLIFWVTAALSGFGEKRINALTSFGASSKALLIKVFQSILYFVALLLALDIMGIDLTALTVLGGAVGIGIGFGLQNITSNFISGIILLSEKSIEKDDLVELDGGVSGFVRQTHSRYTLVETFDGKEVMIPNEDFITNRVTNWTYSNTRGRIEVRTGVSYKSDIRRAHELILEAAREHPDCLEDPAPVCFLEEFADSSVNFVMYFWVGDVTIGRLKPKSDVMYAIWDKFHANNIEIPFPQRDVHLIGAENAAE
- a CDS encoding DMT family transporter; translated protein: MTRSQANLTLTLAAFIWGISFAFQKLAMDDMGPFLFNGLRFLIGGLVLIPLIYLMRERRRSRNRPISRHLFWGSGLAGVVMYAGAAFQQIGIMHTTVTNTGFITSLYMLLVPVLGLFLGHRYARGLWLAVLIAAAGLYLITGMYRGTSLNYGDIMVFIGAVCWAVHVLTIDHLTSRHDQILIAVIQFLVCAFFSLTTAFIVGENMLPASADGWTWILLSGILSVGIGFTLQVVGQADAPPAQAAVILNLEAVFASVAGVLFFQEILSAPVFIGCLLMLGGCLLAQRYPPLPAAHRA
- a CDS encoding diacylglycerol kinase, producing MKNQPLYKRLGFAWDGIKISWQTEKSFRFHVAATSFVILLLLVTRPAPLWWAILLLTCGLVLALELVNTAVEKLVDHLHPDLHPAIKITKDALAGAVLIASLIAVGVFAAFMGSLVGF
- a CDS encoding PAS domain-containing protein; this translates as MTRQNLLRFASKSQRQLFEYWDQICRNREMPTRRDLDPRQIVKLLPGICMYDVIREKKPGSSDLLFRARLVGTNIVNMVGKDFTGSIMEEAPVSPFCGLTGSSRTLARVAREGKSYFNSCFLDWPEEHYRHYSFLAMPLKLDETSDQVDIILLGVQFFNYREEYDYLEHDLLPCQA
- a CDS encoding dienelactone hydrolase family protein produces the protein MIKTETITYEGPGGTYEGTISYDDSIEGPRPGVLVCHAWMGQGAFETEQAEKLAALGYVGFALDVYGKGVRASDADRAAELMNQVASDHSVLLARLEYALELLKEHPLVDGDKTGAIGYCFGGKCVLDLARSGAATLGVVSFHGILGAPAGAEEPFINAKVLALHGWDDPLATPEQAREFAEEMTKRGVDWQLHAYGNTVHAFTLPTANDLDHGICYQPDAARRSWQAMENFLEEVFA
- a CDS encoding MBL fold metallo-hydrolase: MLKFDKNFSPEYGNSVTLSPLIRRIVAQNPSPFTFHGTGTYIVGREDSSGGLAVIDPGPAMPSHMHALENYLDGKQVSHIFVTHNHMDHSPAAHPLQQLTGAKIYAFPVDGQTYSDNHTEEGLDKEFSPDVELADGEIIHGDGWTLEAVHTPGHLSNHLCFALHEEKALFSGDHVMGWSTSVVSPPDGHMGDYLQSLEQLLVRDDEIYYPTHGNPIPDPEPFVEGLLQHRRQREEQILQVIKSGAKTIPDMVDIIYADVPSYLHPAAARSVLAHLIHMVETRRLQCDGKPEVNSIYELTEHK